GGGGCCGGTGCTCCACCGGAGGGAGGTTGAAAAAGCACTGTACGGAGGTTACTGCTCGCGGTCGTCGCTGTGGTATCCGCTGAAAGTATGCAGGGATGCCGGGGTCGCTCTCCGCTATGAGTCGGAGAGCCAGACAGTGGTCCTTGACGACGATATCCTTTTCGACGTCGACGTTGCACTGGGTTACCTGGACCGGGGTGACCTGCGCGCGGCGCTGTGGGTGCTCGGCGGGTGGCCGTCCAGCAAGGGTGCGGGAGTGTACTCGGAGAGACTCGCGGCGCAGCTGCGTGACGCCATCGCCACGGCTCCGGGAGGTTTCTGCCGTTCAGAGGTGGAGGACGCGTATGAGAGTCTCGACCTCCGGCCGGTCGGGTGATCTGAGGTGACAGCGCACTGTGAGGTCGGTGTGTCGTCCCGCCGGATTCCCGGGTTGGCGGACCGTCTGTATGCGGATCTGACGGCACCGGCGAGGATCCGGACGGTATCGCGGCAGCCGTTCAAGCGGGACAGCGGCGTGCTCGGAGACGCGTTCACCGCGTTCTCCATGTTTCATTCCACGGCGGAGGAACGGTGGTTGCGGCTGGCGGAAGACCACATCGACAGACTTGAGAGCGCCGTATATGACCAGCGGGTTGATCGGGTGGGTCTGTCCAACGGGCTGACCGGTCTCCTGTTGTTGCTGGACACCGGTGACGACCGGATGACACAACGTCGGCGACTGGTTGAGGTCCTGGAACGGCGGGTCGAGGCGTTGGCGGACAACATCATCATGAAGGTGCGCGGGGACTCGGGGATGGACCGCCGCGACTACAGCTATGCGACGGGCCTTGCCGGTGTTGCCCACCGGTTCCTCGTGGCCGGTCGTAATGAACGTCTCGCGCAGCGTATCGCCGACCTCTTCGCCGACCTTTCGGGCCGTCCGTTCCCCTACGGCTTCTGGACTCCGCCGTGCCTTCTGGGGGACCGTGTCCTGGAGCGGGAACCTGAGCTGAGTTTCGGTGCGAGGGACCTGGGGTTCGGTATGGGGTTGGCCGGGGTTGTCTCGACACTGCGGGAGGCGGCGACGGTCTTCGGCGGAGGCAGGTATCTTCATGCCGCCGGCCGCCTGGTCGATGAGATCAGGATCGATATCGATCAGCACCACGGCAGGGGAGTGTCGTCGTACCAGGTTGCACCACTCGCCGGGGAACAGCCTGCGGCGTCCGCTCCGAGCACCCCGACATGGTCGACCGGCCTGCCCGGCGTGGAGTCGGCCGTGGCGGACAGTCCCTGGCTGATGCAGAAGTTGTACCCGGGGCTCCACTGCGGTGAGGAGTACCTGGACCCGATGGTCGGGGACTTCCTGCGTCCGGGTGTGTGCAACGGGTTGGCGGGACGGCTGTACCTTGCCGATCTCGTGGGCCTTCCGGATGATCCGCGGTGGGATGTCTCCCTGGAGAAGATGCTGCGAGGGTATGTCGACAGTGTCGTCAGCCACGACCCCGGCTTCTGGGAGGGATACGGGGGAGCCTCCGTCGTCTGGCTGAGCCGACACTGCCCGAAAGGGTACGCACCGACGCTGGCCGTCCTGGGTGCCCATAATTCGAGACAGTGGAACTCTGAGGGCGTCGGCGGGCTGCCGGGACAGGTCAGGAGAATCCGTTGAGTGTGTCGCGCTCCGAGGTGTGACGGAGGGCGGTCAGAAACGACGTACACCCCGCCCGACCGGAGTCGAACGGGGTGTACGAGCACCATTCCCCTTGCGGGGCCTGAGCTATTAGCCGTTGATGGAGCCCACGATGGCCTGGAAGACGTCAACGAGAGCGGTAGCAACGGTGTTGATGATGGACTGGATGGTCTCGATCATAATGATCAGCCTTTCGGTAGGTGTTGTTGTTGTGCGGTGCAGTACCGGTGGTGGTTCCGTTCCGCTTCATATATGACAACGGCAGCGCAGAAGAAGTGTTACATCCGAGCAGAAATATTTTCTGATCGGAGCTAAAAAGGCTTTAGACATGCAAGAACCCCGCCCAGCGAGTGCCGGACGGGGTTCGGGCCCAATGACCCCGGAGGGTCAAGGATCAACTAGTTGTTGATGGAGCCAACGACGTCCTGGAAGACGGAGACGATGGCCTCGGAAACGGTGGTGATGATGCCCTGGATGGTCTCGATCATGATGATCTACCTTTCGGTTGAACGTATACGGTCTGCGACGCGTCGGCCCGGAAGGCCTTCCGTGTCACACGATTAATAGTAACGGAGACCCATCAATGGCTGTTACATAACAACTTGGTAACGACCGCAGGGCGGTCGTGTCGGGGGTGGTCGGTGTCAACTGACATGCATTTTCCGCGTTCACCCCGGGGGTGGTTATGTCGGTCAATGTAAGCATTGTCAACCGCCCGGTCCGGCGATGTAGTCATCACTACATGCCGTCGGCGGGGTGCGTCTGCGCCCGTGGCACCATGTCGTCGTAGTCCGTCATCAACGGAACATCCGCGATGTTCTCCGGCACCGCGAACGCGTCCACCAGTGTCCGTGACCAGGGACCTAGCGAATCCACCAGGTCGTTCAGTGCAGCCCGTGCCGCCTTTGTTCTCGTGCCCGTCAGCAGGTTCTGCTCCTGGTACCAGCCACTGTGCTCGTGAATGATGCTCAGCACGAACACGTCGCGCACCTGCTCCATGACCTCCTTCGCCTGACCGTCAGCCAGTTCCGCTTCGGCCTCCAGCATCGCCTCCAGGATGATCCGGTCCACATGCGCCCACGCACACTCCAGGAGATGATCCTGGGCCTTGTCCACCAGGTTGGCAGCATCCTTGATGTCCATCTTCTGCGCCGGCCGAATCCGGCGAATCAGCGACATCAACAGGCGGTTTTCGCGCTCGGTGAGCAACTCCACCTGGTTCGCCGGGTCGAAGAGGGACGTTTCTTCCTTATCCGTGAAGGAATCCACCAGGTTCTGGATCAACGTGTCCGCCGCCGTGCGACGCTTCAGCAACGTGCCGAAGTTGTCCAGACCGAAGCGCACCAACTCCAACGGCTTCAGATCTCCGACCTCGCGGGAGAAGCCGGTCAGCAGTTCTTTAGCCGCCAACTGCATCATCACCACGTTGTCGCCCTCGAAGGTGGTGAACACATCCGAATCCGCCTTGAACGTGGTCAACAGGTTCTCCGTCATGTAGCCCGCGCCGCCACATGCCTCACGGCACTCCTGGATCGTGCGCGTCGCATGAGCGGTGTTCGCTGCCTTCAGGGCCGCTGCATGGGCCTCCAGCTCGC
The genomic region above belongs to Corynebacterium glyciniphilum AJ 3170 and contains:
- a CDS encoding lanthionine synthetase LanC family protein gives rise to the protein MTAHCEVGVSSRRIPGLADRLYADLTAPARIRTVSRQPFKRDSGVLGDAFTAFSMFHSTAEERWLRLAEDHIDRLESAVYDQRVDRVGLSNGLTGLLLLLDTGDDRMTQRRRLVEVLERRVEALADNIIMKVRGDSGMDRRDYSYATGLAGVAHRFLVAGRNERLAQRIADLFADLSGRPFPYGFWTPPCLLGDRVLEREPELSFGARDLGFGMGLAGVVSTLREAATVFGGGRYLHAAGRLVDEIRIDIDQHHGRGVSSYQVAPLAGEQPAASAPSTPTWSTGLPGVESAVADSPWLMQKLYPGLHCGEEYLDPMVGDFLRPGVCNGLAGRLYLADLVGLPDDPRWDVSLEKMLRGYVDSVVSHDPGFWEGYGGASVVWLSRHCPKGYAPTLAVLGAHNSRQWNSEGVGGLPGQVRRIR